In Gossypium arboreum isolate Shixiya-1 chromosome 6, ASM2569848v2, whole genome shotgun sequence, the following are encoded in one genomic region:
- the LOC108487499 gene encoding uncharacterized protein LOC108487499, which yields MASRYKSYDSRSSTSSIFSDPSSSIDLNTSSSGKPKSSFSRALVKSNPLDVDHGCRSKSKATTTHHNFTSMVKRFVDNKSKTKAMGHAQLLIPSDVLAEDLKKTARKGAALTVLQRKLFGNGSAGKGRGKKEVKALTEVKENTRTLAMVLRSETELLSANKELEMEIAELKLQLQDKNTEVEKLKDLCLKQREEIKSLKNAILFPDGMNSQLQELVQKQGSELTQAKQLIPTLQRQVTSLTEQLQCLALDLDQVKADKYCGNACHQQYGSSPMTPKSDPDGPFDSLEFSSGDPTAPGSPSDLVLEDLNPCLTPYYVKAKSKEFDEIGYDSPHHETFYENNKQSFNGLGFSSRAKNLSHSYRMLLPGSNKGSSMHHKLSLIA from the exons ATGGCGAGCCGCTACAAATCGTACGATTCACGCTCTTCCACTTCCTCCATTTTCTCCGATCCCTCCTCATCCATAGACCTCAACACTTCCTCTTCTGGGAAACCTAAATCCTCTTTCTCTCGAGCCCTTGTGAAATCGAACCCCTTGGATGTCGACCATGGTTGCCGGAGTAAGAGCAAGGCCACCACCACTCACCACAACTTCACCAGCATGGTTAAGCGATTTGTGGACAATAAATCCAAAACCAAGGCAATGGGTCATGCTCAGCTTCTCATTCCATCTGATGTCCTAGCCGAGGACCTCAAGAAGACGGCAAGAAAGGGAGCTGCTTTAACCGTCTTGCAGAGGAAGCTGTTCGGGAATGGCTCTGCCGGTAAGGGCAGGGGCAAAAAGGAGGTGAAAGCCTTGACTGAGGTTAAAGAAAACACTAGGACCTTGGCTATGGTTTTGAGAAGTGAGACGGAGCTGTTGAGTGCAAATAAAGAGCTCGAGATGGAGATTGCCGAGCTCAAGCTTCAGCTTCAAGACAAGAACACAGAG GTTGAGAAGCTGAAAGATTTGTGTTTGAAACAAAGAGAAGAAATTAAATCATTGAAAAACGCGATACTGTTTCCAGACGGCATGAATTCCCAGCTTCAAGAACTTGTACAAAAGCAAGGTTCGGAGCTGACCCAAGCCAAACAACTAATCCCAACTCTCCAAAGACAGGTTACTTCTCTTACAGAACAACTCCAATGCCTTGCCCTGGATCTTGATCAG GTGAAAGCAGATAAGTATTGTGGTAATGCATGTCACCAGCAGTATGGCAGCTCTCCCATGACACCCAAATCTGATCCAGATGGACCTTTTGATTCTTTG GAATTCAGTTCTGGTGATCCAACAGCTCCTGGTAGTCCAAGTGACTTGGTCCTTGAAGATTTAAATCCCTGTTTAACACCTTACTATGTTAAGGCAAAATCCAAG GAATTTGATGAGATTGGCTATGACTCACCCCATCATGAAACCTTCTATGAGAACAATAAACAGTCATTCAATGGGCTCGGATTCAGTTCTCGTGCCAAGAACTTGTCCCACAGTTACAGAATGCTGCTACCAGGATCCAATAAAGGAAGCTCCATGCATCATAAACTTTCCTTAATTGCTTAG
- the LOC108487481 gene encoding CASP-like protein 2B1: MSYLGVGVSPGNVPVYHGTNLKVIDRRVRVAELVLRCLICGLSVLAAALVGTDTQIKEIFTIQKRARFTDMKALVFLVAANGITAAYSLVQGVRCVVGMGRGSVLFSKPLALAIFSGDQALAYLNLAAVGAAAQSAAFAKLGQTKLQWMVICNMYGKFCNQVGEGIAVSLLVSICMVGLSCISAFGLFRLYGSNKAKNNSGW; encoded by the exons ATGAGTTATCTGGGTGTGGGAGTTAGCCCTGGGAATGTTCCCGTCTACCATGGCACTAATTTGAAGGTCATTGATAGAAGAGTGAGAGTTGCAGAGCTGGTTTTGAGGTGTCTCATATGTGGCTTAAGTGTTCTTGCAGCTGCTCTTGTTGGAACAGATACCCAAATCAAAGAAATCTTCACTATTCAAAAGAGAGCTAGATTTACAGACATGAAAGCTCTGGT GTTTTTGGTGGCCGCCAACGGCATAACTGCAGCTTACTCATTGGTACAAGGAGTGCGTTGCGTTGTGGGTATGGGGAGAGGAAGTGTCCTTTTTAGTAAGCCTCTGGCTTTGGCCATTTTTTCTGGAGATCAG GCACTGGCATACTTGAATTTGGCTGCAGTGGGAGCTGCAGCACAGTCAGCGGCGTTTGCTAAGTTGGGGCAAACAAAGCTTCAATGGATGGTGATATGCAACATGTACGGGAAATTTTGTAACCAAGTTGGGGAAGGAATAGCAGTGTCACTACTAGTTAGCATCTGCATGGTGGGCCTATCTTGTATCTCAGCATTTGGTCTCTTCCGCTTATATGGTAGCAATAAGGCCAAGAACAACTCGGGGTGGTAG
- the LOC108487500 gene encoding uncharacterized protein LOC108487500, whose protein sequence is MTTSKRLAGRKVARFQRNITKRGSVESSAKKGNEYPVGPILLGFFVFVVVGSSLFQIIRTATSKSMA, encoded by the exons ATG ACTACCTCAAAACGCCTTGCGGGAAGGAAGGTTGCAAGGTTTCAAAGGAACATCACAAAGAGGGGATCTGTGGAAAGCTCAGCAAAGAAAGGAAATGAATACCCTGTTGGCCCAATTCTTCTAGGCTTCTTTGTGTTTGTGGTCGTTGGGTCAT ctctttttcagatcattaggACTGCTACCAGCAAAAGCATGGCCTGA